A part of Dysgonomonas mossii genomic DNA contains:
- a CDS encoding M28 family peptidase: protein MAIKNIYITCMSLIFIACSCGKTTQNANTMADSYQKVSPDFNADSAYAYLDRQVAFGYRVPNTKEHVACGDYLVAEMKRFGAQVQEQKMVVTAYDGTKLNARNIIASYGLDKKNRVLLFAHWDTRPYSDQDPDPANLKKPLLGANDGASGVGVLMEVARVLQSKAPEVGVDIIFFDAEDYGIPAFAEKSLIKGETWCLGSQYWANNPHVPNYKAKFGILLDMVGAEGATFYREAISKEYAEDILEKVWRTAGLLSYGKFFIGKDVGGVTDDHVPVNQIRKIPSIDIIDYRQDMDHGFFHSWHTQKDDMRNISKETLKAVGQTVLEVVYKEK from the coding sequence ATGGCAATTAAGAACATATACATTACATGCATGTCTTTGATTTTTATAGCATGCTCTTGTGGTAAAACAACTCAAAATGCGAATACGATGGCTGACTCGTATCAGAAAGTATCGCCGGACTTCAACGCCGATAGTGCATACGCTTATTTAGACAGACAAGTTGCATTCGGATACCGTGTGCCGAACACTAAAGAACACGTTGCTTGCGGCGATTATCTGGTAGCCGAAATGAAACGTTTCGGAGCACAAGTTCAGGAACAGAAGATGGTTGTAACGGCATACGATGGCACAAAGCTTAATGCCCGCAATATAATAGCCTCTTATGGCTTAGATAAGAAAAACAGGGTGCTACTTTTTGCTCATTGGGACACACGTCCCTACTCAGATCAGGATCCTGATCCGGCTAATCTAAAGAAACCGTTGCTGGGTGCTAATGACGGCGCCAGTGGAGTAGGAGTATTGATGGAGGTAGCAAGAGTACTTCAGTCGAAAGCTCCTGAGGTAGGAGTAGATATCATCTTTTTTGATGCAGAAGATTATGGTATTCCTGCTTTTGCGGAGAAATCTTTGATTAAAGGAGAAACATGGTGTTTAGGCTCTCAGTACTGGGCAAATAATCCGCATGTGCCAAACTATAAAGCTAAATTCGGGATATTATTGGATATGGTTGGAGCAGAAGGTGCAACCTTTTATAGAGAAGCAATATCCAAAGAATATGCAGAAGATATACTTGAAAAAGTATGGAGAACAGCCGGACTGCTTAGTTATGGCAAGTTCTTTATTGGTAAAGATGTGGGTGGAGTAACAGACGATCATGTTCCTGTAAATCAGATTCGCAAGATACCGAGTATCGATATTATCGATTACCGTCAGGATATGGATCATGGGTTCTTCCACTCATGGCATACACAAAAAGATGATATGCGTAATATCAGTAAAGAAACATTGAAGGCCGTAGGACAAACAGTGCTGGAGGTTGTATATAAGGAAAAATAA
- a CDS encoding DUF4827 family protein translates to MKKIIGAIFAFIGFAIIFVACGSETYADKLKKEEKTINRFIDTSGIKVINKYPETRVFKDKEYFKEPNTGIYIHVIDSGTKDKIKSGDYVTMRFYDTKMLQTNPDTLITNDIQGVTEFAYMYMDYGNTSSYLFSNSNYIYSLSSEYYMYYFLSPGCALPLDYNLGNQAQVSLIVPFSNGSYYQQSGSYEPIYFGRLKYTIVPDAK, encoded by the coding sequence ATGAAAAAAATCATTGGTGCTATATTTGCTTTTATCGGATTTGCGATCATATTTGTTGCATGTGGAAGCGAGACTTATGCCGATAAGTTAAAGAAAGAAGAGAAAACAATCAATCGCTTTATCGATACATCAGGTATAAAGGTGATTAATAAATATCCCGAAACCAGAGTTTTTAAAGATAAAGAATATTTTAAAGAACCTAATACAGGTATTTATATTCATGTAATTGATTCGGGCACAAAAGACAAGATTAAATCAGGAGATTACGTAACAATGCGTTTTTATGATACAAAAATGCTGCAAACAAATCCGGATACTTTAATTACGAATGACATTCAAGGGGTTACTGAATTTGCATATATGTACATGGATTATGGAAATACCAGTTCGTATCTCTTCAGTAATAGCAACTATATCTATAGTTTGTCTAGCGAGTATTATATGTATTATTTCCTTTCACCGGGATGTGCTTTGCCTTTAGATTATAATTTGGGAAATCAGGCACAGGTAAGTTTAATTGTTCCTTTTTCAAATGGATCTTATTATCAGCAATCAGGATCGTACGAGCCGATATATTTTGGACGTCTGAAATATACAATTGTACCTGATGCAAAATAA
- a CDS encoding thiamine diphosphokinase has protein sequence MKKYNLPDINRRTDTVILANGNFPSNPLALSILNNCKYLVCCDGATNNLTNTSRLPDAIVGDCDSLSEENQIRFADIIHRIPEQETNDLTKAVRFCLKQGRKELTILGATGKREDHTIANISLLCEYMNDADVEMITNYGVFNGIGSTSIFESYKGQQVSLFCIDQSIVTSHNLLYAIEKRIFTNWWQATLNESTSDEFTIEINGRMIVYRAF, from the coding sequence ATGAAAAAATACAACCTCCCCGATATAAACCGCCGGACAGATACTGTCATATTGGCAAATGGCAATTTCCCTTCCAATCCTTTAGCTTTATCGATACTCAACAACTGCAAGTACCTTGTATGTTGCGACGGGGCAACGAATAATCTGACAAACACAAGCAGATTACCCGATGCAATAGTTGGAGATTGCGATTCACTCTCGGAAGAGAACCAAATACGGTTTGCAGATATTATACATAGAATACCCGAACAGGAGACCAACGACCTTACAAAAGCCGTACGATTCTGCTTGAAACAAGGAAGAAAAGAGTTGACGATACTCGGCGCAACAGGCAAACGGGAAGATCATACCATTGCCAATATAAGCCTGCTATGCGAGTATATGAATGATGCCGACGTGGAAATGATTACCAACTACGGTGTATTTAACGGAATAGGCTCCACCTCTATTTTCGAAAGCTATAAAGGGCAGCAAGTCTCTTTGTTCTGCATAGATCAGAGCATTGTAACATCACACAATCTTTTGTATGCTATCGAAAAACGGATATTTACCAACTGGTGGCAAGCTACCCTGAACGAGTCTACAAGCGATGAGTTTACGATAGAAATAAACGGACGTATGATCGTTTACAGGGCTTTTTGA
- a CDS encoding transposase: MAKYTEKLVEKIVRLIEADTYSISEICSILKISRKSFYEWKDTKPEFREAIEKAIDRRDDNY, from the coding sequence ATGGCAAAGTACACAGAAAAACTAGTAGAGAAGATTGTTAGACTGATAGAAGCAGATACTTATTCTATCTCGGAGATATGCAGCATATTAAAAATCAGCAGAAAGTCTTTTTATGAATGGAAAGATACAAAGCCCGAATTCAGAGAAGCAATAGAAAAAGCGATAGACCGTCGTGATGATAACTACTGA
- a CDS encoding EFR1 family ferrodoxin (N-terminal region resembles flavodoxins. C-terminal ferrodoxin region binds two 4Fe-4S clusters.), which produces MLVYKKIRIYYFSGTGNAKRISYWIREFAAEKNIICNLENIDTAKHNSIDIDPGTLVIIISPIHGFNYPPITLDFIRRFPKGSNDIILMNTRAGLKIGKTVTPGLTGIAFFVSTIMLKMKGYKIKGQIPFDMPSNWMSIHPALNKNAVAFLHEANFYKVKKYCDRIFEGNSVFVSYRDIVQDILISPISLGYYIAGRFAFAKSFYASTACDGCQLCVKQCPVKAIKILNKRPFWLLKCESCMRCMSLCPKRAIESAHGLFVIISIFYSTLATYLLNKLSSDFLHYPFVEKVFSFIVFFILLIFFYRIQHLFLLNKYTGRLISFFSLTHYKFWGRYRSIADAIWKQKKN; this is translated from the coding sequence ATGCTTGTATATAAAAAAATAAGGATTTATTATTTTTCGGGAACAGGGAATGCGAAAAGGATTTCCTATTGGATTCGAGAATTTGCTGCCGAAAAGAATATAATATGCAATTTAGAGAATATCGATACAGCAAAACACAACAGTATTGACATAGATCCTGGCACTTTGGTAATTATTATTTCACCAATACATGGATTCAACTATCCCCCAATAACTCTCGACTTTATTCGCCGATTTCCAAAAGGCTCTAACGATATTATACTAATGAATACAAGAGCCGGACTAAAGATTGGAAAAACGGTAACACCGGGTTTGACTGGAATCGCATTTTTTGTATCAACAATAATGCTAAAAATGAAAGGGTATAAGATTAAAGGACAAATACCTTTCGATATGCCGTCTAATTGGATGTCGATTCATCCGGCATTAAATAAGAATGCTGTGGCATTTTTGCATGAAGCTAATTTTTATAAAGTAAAGAAATATTGTGACAGGATATTTGAAGGAAATTCTGTTTTTGTATCATACAGGGATATTGTTCAAGATATACTGATATCCCCTATATCTTTAGGATATTATATTGCAGGGCGTTTTGCCTTTGCAAAATCATTCTATGCTTCAACAGCTTGTGATGGATGCCAGCTCTGTGTGAAACAATGTCCTGTAAAAGCAATCAAAATATTAAACAAGCGTCCTTTTTGGCTCTTGAAGTGTGAAAGTTGTATGCGATGTATGTCTCTTTGTCCTAAAAGAGCAATAGAAAGTGCTCACGGACTCTTTGTTATTATAAGTATATTCTATTCTACACTTGCAACTTATCTGTTAAACAAATTATCTTCCGATTTTTTGCATTATCCTTTTGTCGAAAAAGTCTTTTCTTTTATCGTCTTTTTTATTCTTCTTATTTTTTTCTATCGGATTCAACATCTTTTTCTTTTGAATAAATACACCGGACGGCTAATTTCATTTTTCTCTCTTACTCATTATAAATTCTGGGGAAGATACAGATCTATTGCTGATGCTATATGGAAGCAAAAGAAAAATTGA
- a CDS encoding SufE family protein, translating to MATINEVQDEIIEEFSMFDDWMDRYALLIELGNSLDKLDDKNKTEDNLIVGCQSRVWLQADYIDGKIVLKAESDAVIVKGIIALLIKVLSNRTPDEIINTDLYFIEKIGLKENLSPTRSNGLVSMIKQIRFYAMAYKAKEIGEVGA from the coding sequence ATGGCTACAATAAACGAAGTTCAAGACGAGATTATAGAAGAATTTTCGATGTTTGACGATTGGATGGATCGTTACGCATTATTGATAGAATTGGGAAATTCACTGGATAAATTAGACGATAAGAATAAGACAGAAGACAATCTTATTGTTGGTTGCCAAAGCCGTGTATGGCTACAGGCAGATTACATCGACGGTAAAATAGTGCTTAAAGCGGAGAGCGATGCCGTAATCGTAAAAGGCATTATTGCTCTACTGATAAAGGTGTTGTCGAACCGTACGCCGGATGAAATTATAAATACCGATCTTTACTTTATAGAGAAGATTGGGCTGAAAGAAAACCTTTCGCCTACACGCTCCAACGGGCTTGTGTCTATGATAAAGCAAATCCGTTTTTATGCGATGGCATATAAGGCGAAGGAAATCGGTGAGGTAGGAGCTTAA
- a CDS encoding DHH family phosphoesterase has protein sequence MISKIIASQKITAVEELLDQHDKIVIVTHVSPDGDAIGSSLGLYHYLNDLGNDVNIIVPNSFPDFLKWIPGAKDIFDYEKYPEYAQKLIAEAELIFCLDFNVPKRSHHLAPFIEAAKGKKVLIDHHPDPTEFCDVMISYPEISSTSELVFRLICRMGDFEVMSYNTATAIYTGMMTDTGAFTYNSNNIEIYYIIGELLKKGINKDQIYSNVYHNYTEDRYRMLGYTLSEKMKVYPEYNSALIWLTNEEQSRYNVKKGDTEGFANLPLNIKGIIFSVFIREDNDFIKISFRSQGDFPSNQFASKCFNGGGHLNAAGGEFYGTMDEAIAIFEKALPEFGDLLKKNNILTK, from the coding sequence ATGATATCGAAAATAATAGCTAGTCAGAAGATAACAGCGGTAGAAGAGCTACTCGATCAACATGACAAAATTGTAATAGTTACCCATGTTTCTCCTGATGGAGATGCTATTGGATCTTCTCTTGGTTTGTACCATTATTTGAATGACTTGGGTAATGATGTAAATATTATAGTTCCTAATTCATTTCCTGATTTTTTGAAATGGATACCCGGAGCGAAGGATATTTTTGATTATGAAAAATATCCCGAATATGCTCAAAAGCTTATAGCAGAGGCTGAGCTTATCTTTTGTCTCGACTTTAATGTGCCAAAGCGGTCACACCATTTGGCTCCATTTATTGAGGCTGCTAAGGGAAAGAAAGTCTTGATAGATCATCACCCTGATCCAACAGAGTTCTGCGATGTGATGATTTCATACCCTGAAATATCATCTACTAGCGAGCTCGTGTTTCGTTTGATCTGCCGTATGGGCGATTTTGAAGTGATGAGTTATAATACTGCTACTGCTATTTATACCGGTATGATGACCGATACAGGAGCATTTACTTACAACTCCAATAATATTGAAATATATTATATCATAGGAGAATTACTGAAAAAAGGAATAAATAAAGATCAGATATATTCGAATGTATATCATAACTATACAGAAGATCGTTATCGCATGTTAGGATATACATTAAGTGAGAAAATGAAGGTTTATCCGGAATATAACTCAGCTCTCATTTGGCTGACGAATGAGGAACAAAGTCGATATAATGTAAAAAAAGGTGATACTGAAGGTTTTGCAAATTTGCCGTTGAATATAAAAGGAATTATTTTTTCAGTTTTTATTCGTGAAGACAATGATTTTATAAAAATTTCGTTTCGTTCACAAGGAGACTTTCCTAGCAATCAATTTGCTTCTAAATGTTTTAACGGTGGTGGTCACCTGAATGCAGCGGGAGGAGAGTTTTACGGAACAATGGATGAGGCTATTGCAATATTTGAAAAGGCCTTACCCGAATTTGGTGACTTATTGAAAAAGAATAATATACTTACTAAATAA
- the gyrB gene encoding DNA topoisomerase (ATP-hydrolyzing) subunit B, producing the protein MTENQKIASESYSAQNIQVLEGLEAVRKRPAMYIGDISEKGLHHLVYEVVDNSIDEALAGYCDDIKVTIHEDNSITVQDNGRGIPVDIMAKEKKSALEVVLTVLHAGGKFDKGTYKVSGGLHGVGVSCVNALSTYLKAEVHKQGNVYVQEYSCGKPLTGVEKIGTTDHTGTIITFKPDDSIFVVTEYKYDTLASRLRELAFLNAGVRLSLVDHRQVKQDGTFKTDTFFSEKGLEEFVRYIDASKEALIEDVIHIVTEKQGVPVEVAMTYNTSYNENVYSYVNNIHTIEGGTHLTGFRRGLSRTLKKYADDSKMLEKVKVEINGDDFREGLTAVVSIKVAEPQFEGQTKTKLGNNEVIGAVDQAVGEALGIYLEEHPKEAKIIVEKVILAATARAAARKARELVQRKSPLTGGGLPGKLADCSSKDASICEIFLVEGDSAGGTAKQGRDRGFQAILPLRGKILNVEKAMPHKVLESDEIKNIYTALGVTIGTEEDSKELNLQKLRYQKVVIMTDADVDGSHIATLILTFFFRHMKALLEKGYIYIATPPLYLCRKGKNEEYCWDDRQRRAFIEKYADGDENAIHTQRYKGLGEMNAEQLWDTTMNPEHRTLRQVTIENAAEADHVFSMLMGEDVAPRREFIEENATYAKIDA; encoded by the coding sequence ATGACTGAGAACCAAAAAATTGCAAGCGAATCTTATTCCGCACAAAATATTCAAGTGCTGGAAGGCCTTGAAGCTGTAAGGAAAAGACCCGCGATGTATATCGGTGATATAAGCGAAAAAGGATTACACCATCTTGTGTATGAAGTTGTAGACAACTCTATTGACGAGGCATTGGCCGGATATTGTGATGATATCAAAGTCACTATACACGAGGATAATTCGATAACAGTACAAGACAATGGTCGTGGTATCCCGGTGGATATAATGGCTAAAGAGAAAAAATCCGCTCTTGAAGTCGTTCTTACAGTCTTGCATGCCGGAGGTAAATTCGACAAAGGAACTTACAAAGTTTCGGGAGGTCTTCACGGTGTGGGGGTGTCGTGTGTCAACGCATTGTCTACATACCTAAAAGCCGAAGTACACAAACAAGGGAATGTATATGTACAGGAATATTCTTGTGGAAAACCCCTGACTGGTGTAGAAAAAATAGGAACTACAGATCATACAGGTACAATTATAACATTCAAACCGGATGATTCTATATTTGTAGTAACAGAGTACAAATATGATACATTGGCGTCACGTCTTCGCGAACTGGCTTTTCTTAATGCCGGAGTTCGTCTATCGTTGGTCGATCATCGTCAGGTAAAACAAGATGGAACATTCAAGACAGATACTTTCTTCTCTGAAAAAGGGCTGGAAGAATTTGTACGATATATAGATGCGTCTAAAGAAGCATTAATAGAAGATGTAATACACATTGTTACCGAAAAACAAGGAGTACCTGTAGAAGTGGCGATGACATATAATACATCTTATAATGAGAATGTATATTCGTATGTAAATAATATACACACAATAGAAGGTGGTACACATCTTACCGGATTTCGCCGTGGGTTGTCTCGTACGCTGAAGAAGTATGCTGATGACTCGAAGATGCTTGAGAAAGTGAAAGTGGAAATTAATGGTGATGACTTCCGTGAAGGACTTACTGCTGTTGTTTCTATCAAAGTTGCTGAGCCTCAGTTTGAAGGACAGACAAAGACTAAGCTTGGTAACAACGAGGTTATTGGAGCTGTTGATCAGGCTGTGGGAGAGGCTTTAGGTATTTATCTTGAAGAGCATCCGAAAGAAGCAAAAATCATTGTAGAAAAAGTTATTCTTGCAGCAACGGCACGTGCAGCGGCTCGCAAAGCTCGTGAGTTGGTACAACGTAAATCTCCGCTTACAGGTGGTGGTTTACCGGGAAAACTGGCTGACTGTTCGAGTAAAGATGCTTCGATATGTGAGATTTTCCTTGTCGAAGGAGACTCTGCGGGTGGTACAGCAAAACAAGGTCGTGACCGTGGGTTCCAAGCAATTCTTCCTCTTAGGGGTAAGATTCTGAATGTGGAGAAAGCGATGCCTCACAAAGTTCTCGAAAGTGATGAGATAAAAAATATATATACAGCACTAGGAGTAACGATAGGAACGGAAGAAGACTCTAAAGAGTTGAACCTCCAAAAGCTTCGTTATCAAAAAGTGGTGATCATGACCGATGCCGATGTGGACGGAAGCCACATTGCAACGCTGATTCTTACTTTCTTCTTCCGCCATATGAAAGCACTGTTGGAGAAAGGGTATATCTATATTGCAACGCCTCCGCTTTATCTTTGCCGCAAGGGTAAAAATGAAGAGTATTGCTGGGACGATCGCCAACGCCGTGCGTTTATAGAGAAATATGCCGATGGTGACGAAAATGCTATTCACACACAGCGATATAAAGGTCTTGGAGAAATGAATGCCGAGCAGCTTTGGGATACTACCATGAATCCTGAGCATCGTACATTGCGTCAGGTGACGATTGAAAATGCTGCTGAAGCCGATCATGTTTTCTCTATGCTGATGGGTGAAGACGTAGCTCCACGTCGTGAGTTTATCGAAGAAAATGCAACTTATGCTAAGATTGATGCATAA
- a CDS encoding ComEC/Rec2 family competence protein — MRNPLSKIPFLFLLLSLIVGILFQYYFKNEYISIVFFLSGTMAMLLSYLVPKDRRFSLRWLFGLGVVLATVGIGAFSTAHRQHLSEYTFSGTRNLYRGIVTDSPQEKAKTVAYRVFLPDEDKQVVCYFQRDSLISDRLNPGDEFLFYGEVQPFRNMGNPDDFDYVRYMYNQNFVGSVYVSSDAYKRTGEVSSNFKYQALRCRQAILDFYKALNLKETEYAVLSALTLGYQNELSDDLKQGFRTTGTVHVLSVSGLHVGIIYVMMTFLLGFVHRNSKYYWIKPVLIILLLWGYAFITGLPPSVVRASAMLSVFCVSEIVGRKSFSIHALFIAAFFMLLVNPFSLFDIGLQLSFMSVLSILYLHPKMSGLIKIENKYIRYIWQMFALSVVAQLATFPICLYYFGTFPTYFFIANLIIVPVVSLIMYAAGGIVFAKMLSFVFSDFSYYLYYLPVKLLQVLISFMTYVIHLFEQLPFAFLQNVKVSFIDLWLIFAMIIGILFSLYIRNRRL, encoded by the coding sequence ATGAGAAATCCATTGTCGAAAATACCATTCCTTTTCCTCTTGCTCTCGCTGATTGTAGGTATTCTGTTTCAGTACTATTTTAAGAACGAATATATAAGCATAGTCTTTTTCCTGTCAGGAACTATGGCTATGCTTTTGTCATATCTTGTGCCAAAAGATCGGCGATTTTCTTTACGCTGGCTCTTTGGTTTGGGCGTAGTTTTAGCAACTGTCGGAATAGGAGCTTTCTCGACAGCGCATCGTCAGCACTTATCTGAATATACTTTTTCGGGGACAAGAAACCTTTATAGAGGTATTGTAACAGACTCTCCTCAAGAAAAAGCTAAGACTGTCGCATATAGGGTATTTTTGCCCGATGAAGATAAGCAGGTAGTCTGTTATTTTCAAAGAGATTCGTTGATCTCCGATCGATTGAATCCGGGGGATGAGTTCCTTTTTTATGGCGAGGTTCAGCCCTTCCGAAATATGGGTAATCCTGATGATTTTGATTATGTCAGGTATATGTATAATCAAAACTTTGTAGGTTCTGTTTATGTCTCATCAGATGCTTATAAAAGGACAGGTGAAGTCTCATCTAACTTTAAGTATCAAGCTTTACGTTGCAGGCAAGCTATTCTCGATTTCTATAAGGCTTTGAATCTGAAAGAGACAGAGTATGCTGTTCTGTCGGCGTTGACTCTTGGCTATCAGAACGAATTGAGTGATGATCTGAAACAAGGATTCAGGACGACAGGAACCGTACATGTTTTATCCGTGAGCGGATTACATGTTGGTATTATTTATGTAATGATGACTTTCCTGCTGGGCTTTGTTCATCGAAATTCAAAGTACTATTGGATAAAGCCAGTCCTTATAATTCTTTTATTATGGGGGTATGCTTTTATTACGGGTTTGCCTCCTTCGGTAGTTAGGGCAAGCGCAATGTTAAGTGTGTTTTGTGTATCGGAGATCGTTGGGCGAAAAAGCTTTTCTATTCACGCCTTGTTCATCGCCGCATTCTTTATGCTTTTAGTCAATCCTTTCTCTTTGTTTGATATTGGGCTGCAATTAAGTTTCATGTCCGTACTCTCCATCTTATATCTTCACCCAAAGATGTCGGGTCTGATTAAGATAGAGAATAAATACATAAGGTATATCTGGCAGATGTTTGCTCTTTCAGTTGTTGCACAGTTGGCTACGTTTCCTATTTGCCTTTACTATTTCGGAACGTTCCCTACATATTTCTTTATTGCCAATTTGATTATAGTCCCTGTCGTTTCTTTGATTATGTATGCTGCTGGAGGAATTGTCTTTGCAAAAATGCTGAGTTTTGTATTCTCTGATTTTAGTTATTACTTATACTATCTTCCGGTGAAACTTTTACAGGTATTAATTAGTTTTATGACCTACGTAATTCATTTGTTTGAACAATTACCCTTTGCTTTTTTGCAAAATGTAAAAGTTTCTTTTATCGACTTGTGGTTGATCTTTGCGATGATAATCGGGATATTGTTTTCCTTATATATAAGAAATCGAAGGCTTTAA
- the nspC gene encoding carboxynorspermidine decarboxylase — MIEINKVPSPCFVMEEELLRNNLSLIKSVKDRAGVNIILAFKAFAMWKSFPIIREYIPCSTASSVYEAQLAYEEMGSLAHTFSPAYTPENFPLFMRYSSHITFNSLSQFDRFYPETLKHSHKISCGLRINPEYSTVETDLYNPATPGSRLGISLDQLGDKLPEGVEGLHFHTLCESSSYDLEKTLEVIEQKFGHLLSQVKWFNMGGGHLMTRKDYDVEHLIGLLKSFKSKYPNLEIIMEPGSAFAWQTGVLVSTVVDIVENRGIKTAILDVSFACHMPDCLEMPYKPHIRGAYHEPVEGLPTYRMGGSSCLSGDFVGEWSFDEPLLIGDKIIFEDMIHYTIVKTTMFNGISHPAIALWNKSDQLEIYREFSYEDYKTRMS; from the coding sequence ATGATAGAAATAAATAAAGTACCGTCACCTTGCTTTGTGATGGAAGAAGAATTGCTTAGAAACAATCTCAGTCTTATCAAATCGGTAAAAGATAGGGCAGGAGTGAATATTATATTAGCTTTCAAGGCGTTTGCAATGTGGAAATCGTTCCCTATTATAAGAGAATACATTCCATGTTCTACAGCAAGTTCTGTGTATGAAGCGCAATTGGCGTATGAAGAAATGGGAAGCTTGGCGCATACTTTTTCTCCTGCATATACACCCGAAAATTTTCCTCTTTTCATGCGTTATAGCAGTCATATTACGTTCAACTCTTTATCGCAGTTCGATCGGTTTTATCCTGAAACGTTGAAGCATTCTCATAAAATATCTTGCGGTTTACGTATCAATCCCGAATATTCTACAGTAGAGACTGATTTATATAATCCGGCTACTCCGGGTTCACGTCTCGGTATCTCTTTGGATCAGTTGGGTGACAAGTTACCCGAAGGTGTAGAAGGACTGCATTTTCATACATTGTGCGAATCATCGTCATACGACTTAGAGAAAACCCTGGAAGTGATTGAGCAGAAGTTTGGGCATTTATTGTCGCAGGTGAAGTGGTTTAATATGGGAGGCGGACACCTTATGACTCGAAAAGATTATGACGTGGAACATCTCATCGGCTTACTCAAATCTTTTAAATCGAAGTATCCCAATCTTGAGATTATCATGGAGCCGGGAAGTGCTTTTGCTTGGCAAACAGGAGTTCTGGTTTCTACAGTGGTAGATATTGTAGAGAATAGGGGTATTAAGACAGCAATACTTGATGTGTCTTTTGCATGCCATATGCCCGATTGTTTGGAAATGCCTTATAAACCGCATATCAGAGGCGCATATCACGAACCGGTAGAAGGACTGCCAACTTATCGTATGGGAGGAAGTAGTTGCCTGAGTGGTGATTTTGTTGGAGAATGGTCTTTTGATGAACCTCTTCTTATAGGTGATAAGATTATATTCGAAGATATGATTCATTATACAATCGTGAAGACTACTATGTTTAATGGTATATCTCATCCGGCTATTGCTCTTTGGAATAAGTCTGACCAGTTGGAGATTTACAGGGAATTTAGTTACGAGGATTATAAAACTCGTATGAGCTAG
- the rpe gene encoding ribulose-phosphate 3-epimerase, translating into MHHKIAPSLLSADFLNLQADIEMVNNSEADWFHCDVMDGTFVPNISFGFPIIKQISKMAKKPLDVHLMIVNPDQYIPVVKDAGAYLMNVHYEACVHLHRTIAAIHDAGMKAAVTLNPHTPVSLLEDILQDLDMVLLMSVNPGFGGQKFIERTLDKVSCLKDMIVRRGLHTLIEVDGGVNLETGKRLVDAGADVLVAGNAVFADANPTEMIHKLKSL; encoded by the coding sequence ATGCACCATAAAATAGCTCCGTCATTATTGTCAGCTGATTTTCTTAATTTGCAAGCCGATATAGAAATGGTAAACAATAGTGAAGCCGATTGGTTTCATTGTGATGTAATGGACGGAACATTTGTTCCCAATATCTCGTTCGGTTTTCCGATAATTAAGCAGATCAGTAAAATGGCAAAGAAACCATTGGATGTACATCTGATGATTGTAAACCCCGATCAGTATATTCCTGTTGTAAAGGATGCAGGTGCATATCTGATGAATGTGCATTACGAGGCTTGTGTACACTTGCATCGAACTATTGCAGCAATACACGATGCGGGGATGAAAGCTGCCGTTACTTTAAATCCTCATACTCCTGTTAGTTTACTCGAAGATATACTTCAGGATTTGGATATGGTATTGCTTATGTCTGTTAATCCGGGCTTTGGTGGTCAGAAGTTTATAGAGCGCACACTCGATAAAGTGTCTTGTCTTAAAGATATGATTGTAAGACGAGGGTTACATACACTTATCGAAGTAGATGGAGGTGTAAATTTGGAAACGGGAAAACGCTTGGTCGATGCCGGAGCAGATGTTCTGGTTGCCGGGAATGCTGTATTTGCAGATGCCAACCCGACAGAAATGATTCATAAACTGAAAAGTCTGTAA